One Pseudoliparis swirei isolate HS2019 ecotype Mariana Trench chromosome 4, NWPU_hadal_v1, whole genome shotgun sequence genomic window carries:
- the stk16 gene encoding serine/threonine-protein kinase 16 isoform X2: MTALNNLALNNVPVKMGQTLCICSRSSIAIENKTYYFVQKLDEGGFSYVDLVEGAKDGHFYALKRILCHDREGHQEAQTEVEMHQICNHPNILSLVAHTFVDRGGKTEAWLLLPYIRKGSLWSVLEKLRDKGSSMPEKQVLRILCGICSGLKALHEKGYAHRDLKPTNVLLDEDDRPLLMDLGSMNRARIEVRGTREAMTIQDWAAQRCTISYRAPELFNVESQCIIDERTDIWSLGCVLYCMMMLEGPYDMVFQKGDSVALAVQNPVTIPQSCRYSQGLQMLLSSILVSNPQERPHINWVLDQDLLQFPACIMHPCTRYPRWAASTPRSHTPASRS, from the exons aTGACA GCCCTTAACAACTTGGCGTTAAACAATGTACCAGTCAAGATGGGGCAGACCCTGTGCATATGCTCCCGTAGCTCGATCGCCATTGAGAACAAAACCTATTACTTTGTCCAGAAACTAGACGAAGG GGGATTCAGTTATGTTGATCTGGTGGAAGGGGCAAAGGATGGGCACTTCTACGCCTTGAAGAGGATCCTGTGCCATGACCGGGAAGgccaccaggaggctcagacagaAGTGGAGATGCATCAGATTTGTAATCACCCCAACATCTTGAGTCTGGTTGCACACACCTTTGTTGATCGTGGAGGAAAAACTGAAGCCTGGTTACTTCTGCCTTATATCAGA AAAGGCAGTCTGTGGTCTGTTCTGGAGAAGCTAAGAGACAAGGGGAGCTCAATGCCTGAAAAACAGGTTTTGAGAATCCTGTGTGGCATCTGCTCTGGACTCAAGGCCCTTCATGAAAAAGGCTATGCACACAG AGACCTGAAGCCCACAAATGTGCTTTTGGATGAGGATGACAGGCCGCTTCTGATGGACCTGGGCTCTATGAACCGGGCCAGGATTGAG GTGAGAGGAACCAGAGAAGCCATGACTATTCAGGACTGGGCAGCCCAGCGGTGCACCATTTCTTACAGGGCTCCTGAACTCTTTAATGTAGAGAGCCAGTGCATTATAGACGAGCGCACTGATATCTGG TCACTCGGCTGTGTACTTTACTGCATGATGATGTTGGAGGGGCCCTATGACATGGTATTTCAGAAGGGGGACAGCGTTGCCCTGGCTGTCCAGAATCCAGTGACCATCCCACAGTCTTGCAG ATACTCACAGGGCCTGCAGATGCTGCTGAGCTCCATATTGGTGTCCAATCCCCAGGAGAGACCCCACATCAACTGGGTTCTTGACCAG